The following are encoded in a window of Syngnathus scovelli strain Florida chromosome 4, RoL_Ssco_1.2, whole genome shotgun sequence genomic DNA:
- the tm2d3 gene encoding TM2 domain-containing protein 3, whose amino-acid sequence MACQQWRPDRGRLLKSYGIGLLLYTDLFLHCVNGYLSSPHVGQEPPYTRDAQHGPVITSPVVPAAASVSPADNEESYASKCPSGGPCSRLPADCIQCNYQHNCTYGKPASFFCNAKKGVHCVGESGQQQSNFSLSITCQFCWQLDPTQYRCSDSTSCMTVACPRQRYNATCDVMEHVHCLGKRRFQKRLYCNWTGGYKWSTALALSITLGGFGADRFYLGQWREGLGKLFSFGGLGIWTLIDVLLIAVGYVGPADGSLYI is encoded by the exons ATGGCTTGTCAACAGTGGCGTCCTGACCGCGGGCGATTACTCAAAAGCTACGGAATTGGACTCCTTTTGTACACGGACCTTTTTTTGCACTGTGTCAATG GATACTTAAGCTCCCCCCACGTCGGCCAGGAGCCTCCGTACACCAGAGATGCCCAGCACGGCCCGGTCATCACCAGCCCGGTTGTGCCTGCTGCAGCCTCGG TTTCTCCTGCCGATAATGAGGAGAGCTACGCCTCCAAATGTCCCAGTGGGGGGCCGTGCAGTCGCCTTCCTGCTGATTGCATACAATGCAATTACCAACACAATTGCACCTATGGGAAACCAGCCTCCTTCTTTTGTAATGCCAAAAAGGGCGTTCACTGTGtt GGAGAGTCGGGCCAGCAGCAAAGCAACTTCTCTCTTTCCATCACTTGTCAGTTCTGCTGGCAGCTGGACCCCACACAGTATCGCTGCTCCGACTCCACCAGCTGCATGACCGTGGCTTGCCCCCGGCAGCGCTACAACGCCACTTGTGACGTCATGGAACATGTCCACTGTTTAG GTAAGAGGCGCTTTCAGAAGCGTTTGTATTGCAACTGGACTGGAGGATACAAGTGGTCCACGGCCTTGGCGCTCAG CATCACGCTGGGTGGTTTTGGGGCGGACCGATTTTACCTGGGCCAGTGGCGAGAGGGTCTGGGCAAGCTGTTCAGCTTCGGAGGACTGGGCATTTGGACTTTGATAGACGTGCTTCTCATCGCCGTGGGTTACGTGGGACCGGCGGATGGTTCTCTctacatctaa